Within Pseudomonas brassicacearum, the genomic segment GACAACGACCATCAGGAAATCTCTGGCGACCCACGCTACAAGTTGCGTCGGGCACGCAAGCGGATCGCTGCCTGCGGTGCCGAGATCCGTCGGGTGAAACCGGACGCCATCAGCATGGGGCAACTGTTGCGGACCCTCGCCGATGTCGAGGCGGCCAGTTGGAAAGGCGAGGAAGGCGTCGGCATCTTCGCCGACCCCAGGCGCCGGCAATGGATGAACCACGCCTTCACCGCCCTCGCCGCCCAAGGCCTGGTACGGGTGGTGACGCTGGAGCTGAACGGCGAATGCATCAGCTATCGCCTTGGCCTGCTGGACCAGGGGCGGCTGTACGACTACAACCTGGCGTTCTTGCCGCAGCATGCCGATCTGGGCAGCGGCCGGGTCTTGCTCGAGGAGTGGATTCGCTGGGGGCTGGACGAGAACTGGCGCTGGATCGATGCATCACGGGTCAGCCTGGAGAACTCCAGCCATCAATTGCATGAACGCATGACCGGACAATTGGAACACTGGCGCTGGAGCTTCTATTCCTGGCAGCCCGGTGGCTTGCTCCTGGGATTTGCCTTGCGGCTATGGAAAAGCTTGAAACCGTGGTTCGGCAAACGCCGGACCAAACCGACCGCGACGACGGCATCGTCTACCCCCAAACACCAGGAGAAAACAGATGCCGCGTCAAGTGATCGTCAACGCTGACGACTTTGGCCTCAACCTCAGTGAAAACGCGCTGATCCTGCGGGCCTTCGAGACCGGCGTGATCAGTTCGGCCACGGCCATGGCCAACATGCCGGGCTTCGAGCAGGCATGTGAAATGGCCCGGCAACCGCTGCTCGACGGCCACGTAGGCCTGCATTTCAACCTCAGCTACGGCCCGCCGTTGGGCCAGGCGATCATCTCGCGACCGGTTTTTTGCGACGCCCATGGCCAGTTCGACCTGAACCTGTCGCGTTATTGCCTGCGCCTGGGTGCAAAGGATCTGGCGGCGGTGGAAGATGAACTGCAGGCGCAATGGCAACACTGCCTGGACCACGGCCTGCGTCCCAGCCACCTCGATTCCCATCAACATGTGCACAACATCTGGCCCATCGGCGAGCTGGTGGCCCGCTTCGCCGCCAGGCAAGGCGTGCCCATGCGCCTGGCGCGCAACCTGGGGGCAAACTTGAACCTGCCCAAGCGCCT encodes:
- a CDS encoding GNAT family N-acetyltransferase: MAIRFQWSRSLRAEDFPITAYEQLRAQVPDATPFNTLAWLQAAEFALLPDQQLHVLLGWQDQKLCLCLPLVSGRERIGGLRFRVLHHLGYPLADRIALLARLDAEGMGLALMQIRQHLPHALLQLNEVVEPVGEESVLSAWMALSSTGERRLSCRVPVHLISDNDHQEISGDPRYKLRRARKRIAACGAEIRRVKPDAISMGQLLRTLADVEAASWKGEEGVGIFADPRRRQWMNHAFTALAAQGLVRVVTLELNGECISYRLGLLDQGRLYDYNLAFLPQHADLGSGRVLLEEWIRWGLDENWRWIDASRVSLENSSHQLHERMTGQLEHWRWSFYSWQPGGLLLGFALRLWKSLKPWFGKRRTKPTATTASSTPKHQEKTDAASSDRQR
- a CDS encoding carbohydrate deacetylase; the protein is MPRQVIVNADDFGLNLSENALILRAFETGVISSATAMANMPGFEQACEMARQPLLDGHVGLHFNLSYGPPLGQAIISRPVFCDAHGQFDLNLSRYCLRLGAKDLAAVEDELQAQWQHCLDHGLRPSHLDSHQHVHNIWPIGELVARFAARQGVPMRLARNLGANLNLPKRLFKTLLNRRMRSLCGATADYVCTPADLNHAAPPTHGSLEVIVHPLELDEDFGDASLRPGESLTQVLHKRLAGVPKVAYGRTTRVVTLVEYGDVH